The following are from one region of the Estrella lausannensis genome:
- a CDS encoding flavin reductase family protein: MVRYTKKDFPVSNVRRFLEPGPIVLVSSCLKGEMNIMTMGWHMIMEFEPSLIGCYIWTENHTFSMIRKSRECVFNVPTVEIADKVVGIGNCSGRDVDKFKQFNLTPLTGQAVKAPLIQECYANFECKLVDSSLIKKYSLFVFEVVKAHVATSPKFPKTIHYRGDGLFMISGPTVKKWRPLFRPEML; encoded by the coding sequence ATGGTACGCTATACAAAAAAAGACTTTCCGGTCTCCAATGTACGCCGCTTTTTAGAGCCGGGTCCTATTGTCTTGGTCTCCTCTTGTTTGAAAGGGGAGATGAATATCATGACGATGGGGTGGCATATGATCATGGAGTTCGAACCCTCGCTCATCGGCTGTTATATCTGGACGGAGAACCACACCTTTTCGATGATCCGCAAAAGCCGGGAGTGCGTCTTCAATGTGCCGACGGTGGAGATCGCCGATAAAGTCGTCGGCATCGGAAATTGCTCGGGCAGGGATGTCGATAAATTTAAGCAGTTCAACCTCACGCCTCTGACGGGACAAGCTGTCAAAGCCCCCCTCATCCAAGAGTGTTACGCCAATTTTGAGTGCAAGCTCGTCGACTCGAGCCTGATCAAAAAATATAGCCTGTTTGTCTTTGAGGTGGTGAAAGCGCACGTGGCCACCTCTCCTAAATTTCCTAAAACGATTCACTATCGGGGCGATGGGCTGTTCATGATCTCCGGCCCGACTGTCAAGAAGTGGCGTCCGTTGTTTCGGCCGGAAATGCTTTAA